The sequence below is a genomic window from Kitasatospora kifunensis.
TCGAGGAGTTCGTGCAGCAGCTCGGCGAGGTGGTCGAGCGAGCGCGTCCCGTACAGGACCGGCTGGTAGCCGGCCACTTCGAAGGGCAGCCGGAGCATCTCGCCGAGGTCCCAGGGGCGGATCTCGGCGAGGTGCAGCCGGGCGAGTTCGCCGTAGGAGGAGAGCAGCGCCGCGCCGTACGCCCGCACCCGCTGCCGCTCGGCGACCACGCCGTACTCCAAGCTGAACCAGTAGATCCGGCTGATCAGGTCCAGTGCGTCGGCGCTGTCCACCCGCATCGCGGCGGCGCCGAACAGGCGGTACAGCTGGGCGAACCACGGCGAGGCCAGATGCGTGCCGTGGCCGAACACGTCGTGGATGATGTCCGGCTCAGGGGTGTACAAGGGCAACGCCGGGTGCCGCACGAACTGCACAGCGTGGAAGTACCCGCGGTCCATCGATCCCAGGAACCGCTTGTTCGCCACGAACCCGCCGGCCACCGTGAAGTCGAAGCCGGTCAGCGGCCGCAGCCGGGCCCCGACTTCCGCGTGCTGCGGGACGTGGTCCGCCGGGATCGGCGCCGCCTCCCGGGCCTGGAGCACCGCCTCGCACACCCGGCCACGATGGGCGGCCACCAGCGCCTGGTGCACCGTGCGCCAGGTCTCGTGCTCCTCGTCGGTGTAGCTGACCGCCGGCGCGGGATCACCCACCTGGTGCTTGCGGGCCAAGGCCGCCAGTGCATTGCGCCGCCGCAGGTACGCCGGGTCGCTCAGGCCTGGGTGCCGGCTGACCGGCCCCAGGCGTCCGTCGGGTGCGAGCGGTGTCCGAGGCTTCAGATCGGCCATGTGATCCATCATCGAACGGCGATCGGATCGCGACAACGGACCCTCGGGGGTGCTGGCGGGGCGTTGACGGGGCGTCAGGGCGCTCAAGGGGGGCGCGCCCCACACCCCGCGGCCGGGGCTGCCCGCCCGACCCGGTCTCCCCAGCGCCCGGCGGAAGTGATAACTTAGGTAACCCTAACTACTTAGCTCGGGGGAATCCCATGGCAGACCAGCCGACCCGCAGGACACCGCAGGCCCGCGAAGCCCAGGTGCTGCGCACCGAACGGATCACGCCGCACATGGTGCGCCTGGTCCTCGGCGGCGCGGGGCTGGACGGCTTCGACGCCACGGAGTTCACCGACCACTACATCAAGGTGCTCTTCGCGCCCGAGGGCGTGAGCT
It includes:
- a CDS encoding phenylalanine 4-monooxygenase; the protein is MADLKPRTPLAPDGRLGPVSRHPGLSDPAYLRRRNALAALARKHQVGDPAPAVSYTDEEHETWRTVHQALVAAHRGRVCEAVLQAREAAPIPADHVPQHAEVGARLRPLTGFDFTVAGGFVANKRFLGSMDRGYFHAVQFVRHPALPLYTPEPDIIHDVFGHGTHLASPWFAQLYRLFGAAAMRVDSADALDLISRIYWFSLEYGVVAERQRVRAYGAALLSSYGELARLHLAEIRPWDLGEMLRLPFEVAGYQPVLYGTRSLDHLAELLHELLDDFDEETGARLGLPPQPQRGFMARLSVRSRRSWARQT